The DNA sequence CGCGTATTGCGCATGGTTTTTCAAAACACTGGCCGTCAGGGGCGCCATTTGAAGACAAAAGTTATTGAAGTCTTCAGGCATTTTGAAGGCTCTTGAACAGATCGAATGCCTGTTTTGGCGTGACACCATCGTGGACAACGGCGTTTAGCGCCCTCATCATGGCTAACGGGTGTGGGTTTTGCCAGACGTTTCTTCCTAAGTTGACCCCAATGGCGCCCTTCTGCATACCATCATAAACAAAGTCAAAGACTTCCAGCTCGGTCTCGCATTTTGGTCCACCTGCCATGACTACCGGTACCGGGCATCCATTGGTCACCTTTTCGAAGTCTTCGGCGCAGTAGTAGGTTTTTACGAGCTTTGCGCCCAATTCAGCCGCGATACGGCAGGACAGGGCCAGGTAGCGTGCGGTTCGTTTTTCGAGTTCTTTGCCGACTGCCGTAACAGCCATAACCGGTATTCCATAATCTTCACACTCATTGACCAATAAGGCCAGGGACTCCAGGGCTTGTTTTTCGTAATCACTTCCAACAAAAATGGAAAGCCCCACTGCCGCCACGTTGAGCCGGATCATTTCTTCTACGGAGGTGGTTATGATTTCGTCGGAGAGGTCTTTGCCGATAACACTGGTGCCCCCCGAAACCCTCAAGATGATTGGCGTGTCAATGTCAGGGGCCACGCAGGTGCGTAGAACCCCTCTGGTCACAAACAGACCGTCGGCATAAGGGACAAGGTCTCTGATGGTTTCGCCAGGTCTCTCAAGACACCTGGTGGGGCCCTGGAAATACCCATGGTCTATGGGAAGAAACTGGCAGTGTCCATCCGGCTTGATCAGCCGGGACAGGCGATTTCTCATCCCCCAGCCAATGTTATCAGCCCCCTTGATGGACTTCTCATTGACACTCGCATCCTCCCATGCCATCTCTGACACATCCCTTGCTTCCAAAATTTCTTCTGCATCCGGCATAGTCTTTTCCTCCTTCAACCATAGATTCCAGGATAATGCTTTTGGCTCAAATAGGAGTATATCTCTTGTTGGAACTTCCTCAGGAATAACCGCCAGATACTAGATACTGGTCACTTGATACTGGATAAACCGTACAATTTCCAATCCTTAATCCAGTATCTAGCATCTAGAATCCAGTATCTGTCTGGAATAGAGCACGAACTCGCACTTTCTGACAAAATCGACAACCCCAAAATTTTTTTCTGAAGGACTATAGTTCAACCGATCAGATTGGAGGTCACTATCTTTGTGGTTCGATGATAACCTTAATCGAATCCCTGGCCTCGGCCACCAATTTAAAGCCTTTGCCCGTCTCTGCCAGGCTCAGCCGATGTGAAATCATCTCACTGACGCGCACACGGCGAGCACGAATGAGCTCAAGGGCGGTTACGTGATCCGCTGGGCTTCCCGCATAGGAAGTCATAAGGACAACGTCGTTTCTAAAGAAGAGATCGTTGATGGATACCGGAACCTTAACGCCAGGATCCGTGGGAGCAAAAAAAAGCACTGTACCTCCCCGTTCCACCAGTTGGAGAGCCTGCAAATTCGCCGACACAGCGCCGGTACATACCATCACCTTGTCTGCCAGCCAGCCATCATTAATCCGACGTACCTCAGACACAATATCTTCCTTGGCATGAATCGTTGCGTCTGCTCCAAACCTCTTGGCCGCTCTCAAGCGGTCCTCGCTGATATCCGTGGCGACCACCCGGGTTGCACCAAGAGCACAGGCAAGCTGAATGTGGAGCAGGCCCGCTATGCCGCTTCCGATTACCACCACCGTGTCACCAGGCCCAATCCCTGCTGTCTCTTGTGCACGCCACACACAGGCGAGCGGCTCTGCGAAACTCGCCTCCTCAAAGGATACTCCATGGGGAATGAGATATACGCCCCGGTCCACATTGATCGCAGGCAATCGCACATATTCAGCAAAGCCCCCAGGATCAAAATTAGTTCGGCGAAGCGTATCACACACCGTGTGATGTCCCCTGAGGCAGAAACGGCAGGTGTTGCAGGGAACGTGGTGCGACGCAACCACCCGATCTCCTTTCTTGTATCTATTAACTCCTTCCTCGACTTGGACCACTTGTCCGGCAATCTCGTGGCCAAGAACCAGAGGCGCCTTTTTGATTCGGTACCATTCCATTACATCGCTGCCACAGATGCCGCTGGCCTCTATACGCACCAGGAGTTCACCCCGGCCGATTTCTGGAGTGGGGATTTCCTCTATCCGGATATCCTTATTGTTGTAGTACATGGCTACGCGCATGTCTTATTTCCTCTGGTGGACCTGTGGCTTGAAGCTTTACCGGCCTGTGTTATACCCGCAAAGCACTCTCGAAAGACATAACTTTTCGTGTGTCTCTGATTATAACGCTTCTTCAGCAATTGAAGCCACCACATCAACCTGATTTCTGAATTCTTCCGGCGCATTCAGGAACTCCAAGCCAAGTGTGTCGTTGTCTTTCGACCGTTTGACGCAACGTATGATACATAGAATATCATATTCTAGGTTATCTGTTGGCATATCAAAGGATATGTTCACCTCTTCACCCACATTCCACGCGGTTACTTGCTTTAGCTTGACCAGGCAGCCCGACTTGCTGAGGTTCACGACAGTACCCTTGAATAACTCCAGAATCTCACTGCTTTCAGACCCGAGATCGGCCGCAAAAAAGGTTGTGTAGCGAGGTTCCTTGCGGAGTTCGACGCTTTCCACAACATCCGGGTAACCGAACAGGAGCAAAGGAACCATGGTCTGGATTTCCCTGAAAAGATGTGCTGTGAAACCGTAAACCCTTCCTCGGCTGATATAGATTACGTTATATGTCGCCCCGCTTTCGAGTTTGAGTCGAATACCGTTTTCGTAGGGACAGGTTGT is a window from the Deltaproteobacteria bacterium genome containing:
- the lsrF gene encoding 3-hydroxy-5-phosphonooxypentane-2,4-dione thiolase; translation: MPDAEEILEARDVSEMAWEDASVNEKSIKGADNIGWGMRNRLSRLIKPDGHCQFLPIDHGYFQGPTRCLERPGETIRDLVPYADGLFVTRGVLRTCVAPDIDTPIILRVSGGTSVIGKDLSDEIITTSVEEMIRLNVAAVGLSIFVGSDYEKQALESLALLVNECEDYGIPVMAVTAVGKELEKRTARYLALSCRIAAELGAKLVKTYYCAEDFEKVTNGCPVPVVMAGGPKCETELEVFDFVYDGMQKGAIGVNLGRNVWQNPHPLAMMRALNAVVHDGVTPKQAFDLFKSLQNA
- a CDS encoding zinc-dependent dehydrogenase, which codes for MRVAMYYNNKDIRIEEIPTPEIGRGELLVRIEASGICGSDVMEWYRIKKAPLVLGHEIAGQVVQVEEGVNRYKKGDRVVASHHVPCNTCRFCLRGHHTVCDTLRRTNFDPGGFAEYVRLPAINVDRGVYLIPHGVSFEEASFAEPLACVWRAQETAGIGPGDTVVVIGSGIAGLLHIQLACALGATRVVATDISEDRLRAAKRFGADATIHAKEDIVSEVRRINDGWLADKVMVCTGAVSANLQALQLVERGGTVLFFAPTDPGVKVPVSINDLFFRNDVVLMTSYAGSPADHVTALELIRARRVRVSEMISHRLSLAETGKGFKLVAEARDSIKVIIEPQR
- a CDS encoding PilZ domain-containing protein, coding for MSGERASEILTHFGQILRHDMTIFLQRRAETEDIKHPLKVVGWIAGKFFLTTCPYENGIRLKLESGATYNVIYISRGRVYGFTAHLFREIQTMVPLLLFGYPDVVESVELRKEPRYTTFFAADLGSESSEILELFKGTVVNLSKSGCLVKLKQVTAWNVGEEVNISFDMPTDNLEYDILCIIRCVKRSKDNDTLGLEFLNAPEEFRNQVDVVASIAEEAL